The following are from one region of the Nocardia terpenica genome:
- a CDS encoding DEAD/DEAH box helicase: MTDTLVTAELDPTHTAPSFAELGVREEVVRALGEIGIERTFAIQELTLPLALAGEDLIGQARTGMGKTFGFGVPLLHRIASSDSGTTPLDGTPRALIIVPTRELCIQVTQDLENASKYLTNHQGPLRVTSIYGGRPYEAQIEALRGGVDVVVGTPGRLLDLAEQQHLVLGKVAVLVLDEADEMLDLGFLPDIERILTMVPEQRQTMLFSATMPGPIITLARTFLHKPTHIRAEEPHDSAVHDRTAQFVYRAHALDKSELVARILQAESRGATMIFTRTKRTAQKVADELAERGFAVGAVHGDLGQIAREKALDKFRKGKIDVLVATDVAARGIDIDDVTHVINYQCPEDEKTYVHRIGRTGRAGRTGVAVTLVDWDELNRWAAIDSALGLGIPEAVETYSRSPHLFTDLGIPENANGMPRRKPVRDEDAVVVEREPRAPRTRKRRRTRGGKPVDGAEVETTENTDTATEVTAAVTDSAADDPADTADKPARRRRRRRRGGAEDGAEAETGGTAVESAEPAAAQETNGEDTGEQADKPARRRRRRRKPSGESGAEAITEAQIAVATV; encoded by the coding sequence TTGACAGACACCCTGGTGACCGCGGAACTCGACCCCACCCATACCGCACCGTCGTTCGCCGAATTGGGCGTCCGGGAAGAAGTCGTGCGGGCGCTCGGCGAGATCGGAATCGAGCGCACCTTCGCGATTCAGGAACTCACGCTGCCGCTGGCGTTGGCCGGCGAGGATCTCATCGGCCAGGCCCGCACGGGCATGGGCAAGACCTTCGGTTTCGGCGTTCCGCTGTTGCACCGGATCGCGTCGAGCGATTCGGGCACCACGCCGCTGGACGGCACCCCGCGGGCGCTGATCATCGTGCCCACCCGGGAGCTGTGCATCCAGGTCACCCAGGACCTGGAGAACGCGAGCAAGTATCTGACCAACCACCAGGGCCCGCTGCGGGTGACCTCCATCTACGGCGGCCGCCCCTACGAGGCGCAGATCGAGGCGCTGCGCGGCGGCGTCGACGTGGTCGTCGGCACGCCCGGCCGCCTGCTGGACCTGGCCGAGCAGCAGCATCTGGTGCTCGGCAAGGTCGCGGTGCTGGTGCTCGACGAGGCCGACGAAATGCTCGACCTGGGCTTCCTGCCCGATATCGAGCGGATTCTGACCATGGTTCCCGAACAGCGCCAGACCATGCTGTTCTCGGCGACCATGCCCGGCCCGATCATCACCCTGGCCCGCACCTTCCTGCACAAGCCCACCCACATCCGGGCCGAGGAGCCGCACGACTCCGCGGTGCACGACCGCACCGCGCAGTTCGTCTACCGCGCGCACGCGCTGGACAAGAGCGAGCTGGTCGCGCGCATTCTGCAGGCCGAGAGCCGCGGCGCCACCATGATCTTCACCCGCACCAAGCGCACCGCGCAGAAGGTGGCCGACGAGCTGGCCGAGCGCGGCTTCGCCGTCGGGGCCGTGCACGGCGACCTGGGTCAGATCGCGCGCGAGAAGGCGCTGGACAAGTTCCGCAAGGGCAAGATCGACGTGCTGGTCGCCACCGACGTCGCCGCGCGCGGCATCGATATCGACGACGTCACCCACGTCATCAACTACCAGTGCCCCGAGGACGAGAAGACCTACGTGCACCGCATCGGCCGCACCGGCCGCGCGGGCCGCACCGGTGTCGCGGTCACGCTGGTCGACTGGGACGAGCTGAACCGCTGGGCCGCCATCGATTCCGCGCTCGGCCTGGGCATCCCCGAGGCGGTGGAGACCTATTCGCGCTCCCCGCACCTGTTCACGGACCTGGGCATCCCGGAGAACGCCAACGGCATGCCGCGCCGCAAGCCGGTCCGGGACGAGGACGCCGTCGTGGTGGAGCGCGAGCCGCGCGCCCCGCGCACGCGCAAGCGCCGGCGCACCCGCGGCGGTAAGCCGGTGGACGGCGCCGAGGTCGAGACCACCGAAAACACCGACACCGCAACCGAAGTGACCGCAGCGGTCACGGATTCGGCCGCGGACGACCCGGCCGACACTGCCGACAAGCCCGCGCGCCGTCGCCGGCGGCGTCGGCGCGGCGGGGCCGAGGACGGCGCGGAAGCCGAAACCGGCGGTACCGCAGTCGAATCCGCCGAGCCCGCCGCCGCGCAGGAGACGAACGGCGAGGACACCGGCGAGCAGGCCGACAAGCCCGCGCGCCGTCGCCGTCGGCGGCGCAAGCCGTCCGGCGAGTCCGGCGCGGAGGCGATCACCGAGGCGCAGATCGCCGTCGCCACGGTGTAA
- a CDS encoding alpha/beta fold hydrolase: MSLADTVSTAARNAWALTLGDGLEEPRPTPSTVLWDEPHRLLRRYDRPADAPAVDDAAVLLVPPLAAPACCFDLRPDQSVARFLLDTGRHPYLIDYGEIGFADRRMGFEDWIDDILPAAIGRASADRDGAPVDLIGWSLGGVLALLTAAADAALPIRSITAVGAPLDYDRMIGVPQMRALARFTRGMGTSTLVRAAGGVPAALTRIGYRVTSWERELRRPLFIATNITDAETLGRMQTIDRFQAQLPGYPGRLYNQLWSRFMLANDIGRGVVRLGEHEIALADVTVPVLLVGGPTDVITPAAAVRHGTVTLTGAPEIRYETAPGSHLGILTGPSARDTTWTYLEKFLRDQR; encoded by the coding sequence GTGAGTCTGGCAGACACCGTATCCACCGCCGCCCGCAACGCCTGGGCACTGACCCTCGGCGACGGCCTCGAGGAACCGCGACCGACCCCGTCGACGGTGCTGTGGGACGAACCGCACCGCCTGCTGCGCCGCTACGACCGCCCGGCCGACGCCCCCGCCGTCGACGACGCCGCGGTGCTGCTGGTGCCGCCGCTGGCCGCGCCCGCCTGCTGCTTCGATCTGCGGCCCGATCAGAGCGTGGCCCGGTTCCTGCTCGACACCGGCCGCCACCCGTACCTGATCGATTACGGCGAGATCGGTTTCGCGGACCGGCGCATGGGCTTCGAGGACTGGATAGACGACATCCTGCCCGCGGCGATCGGGCGGGCGTCCGCCGACCGCGACGGGGCGCCGGTCGACCTGATCGGCTGGTCGCTGGGCGGCGTGCTGGCGCTGCTCACCGCGGCCGCCGATGCCGCGCTGCCGATCCGCTCGATCACCGCCGTCGGCGCGCCGCTGGACTACGACCGGATGATCGGCGTGCCGCAGATGCGGGCGCTGGCCCGGTTCACCCGCGGCATGGGCACCTCGACGCTGGTCCGCGCCGCCGGCGGCGTGCCCGCCGCGCTGACCCGGATCGGCTACCGCGTCACCTCCTGGGAGCGCGAGCTGCGGCGGCCGCTGTTCATCGCCACCAATATCACCGACGCCGAGACGCTGGGCCGGATGCAGACCATCGACCGGTTCCAAGCCCAGCTGCCGGGCTATCCGGGTCGGCTGTACAACCAGCTGTGGAGCCGGTTCATGCTGGCCAACGACATCGGCAGGGGCGTGGTCCGGCTGGGGGAGCACGAGATCGCGCTGGCCGATGTCACCGTGCCGGTGCTGCTGGTGGGCGGGCCCACCGACGTGATCACCCCGGCCGCGGCGGTGCGGCACGGCACGGTCACCCTGACCGGCGCGCCCGAGATCCGCTACGAGACCGCGCCGGGCAGCCATCTGGGCATCCTGACCGGGCCGTCCGCCCGCGACACCACGTGGACCTACCTCGAGAAGTTTCTGCGAGATCAGCGATGA
- a CDS encoding ferritin-like fold-containing protein: protein MGANPPAALGVSPASDGRIPADHPGVTDLFAVLAYGEISAFYRLAEEAKLSPSLRGKVAVATMAAAEMNHFHTLEQALRQRGVDVFDAMAPFVRALDAYHDSTDPSTWLESMVKFYVGDGIAADFYTVLSDALAPEVAAVVRDVLAETSHSQFVVEEVRRAVTESRSERDRLTLWGRRLLGEAITQAQYVMAQRDELTELVLAATGDLNGIAALFERMQASHTERMRVLGLG from the coding sequence ATGGGAGCAAACCCGCCTGCCGCTCTGGGTGTTTCGCCCGCCTCCGACGGCCGCATCCCCGCCGATCATCCCGGCGTGACCGACCTGTTCGCGGTGCTCGCCTACGGCGAGATCTCCGCCTTCTACCGCCTGGCCGAGGAGGCCAAGCTCTCGCCGTCGCTGCGCGGCAAGGTGGCCGTGGCGACCATGGCCGCCGCGGAGATGAACCATTTCCACACCCTCGAGCAGGCCCTGCGGCAGCGCGGCGTCGACGTCTTCGACGCGATGGCGCCGTTCGTGCGGGCCCTGGACGCCTATCACGACTCCACCGACCCCTCGACCTGGCTCGAGTCGATGGTGAAGTTCTACGTCGGCGACGGCATCGCCGCCGACTTCTACACCGTGCTGTCGGATGCGCTGGCCCCCGAGGTCGCCGCGGTGGTGCGCGATGTGCTCGCCGAGACCAGTCACTCGCAGTTCGTGGTGGAGGAGGTGCGCCGGGCGGTCACCGAGAGTCGTTCCGAGCGCGACCGGCTCACGCTGTGGGGCCGCCGCCTGCTCGGCGAGGCCATCACCCAGGCGCAGTACGTCATGGCCCAGCGCGACGAGCTCACCGAGCTGGTGCTGGCGGCGACGGGCGATCTGAACGGCATCGCTGCCCTGTTCGAGCGCATGCAGGCCAGCCATACCGAGCGCATGCGGGTGCTGGGTCTCGGGTAG
- a CDS encoding DUF3107 domain-containing protein translates to MEVKIGISDSPRELVISSSQTPEEVEAAVSGALQGKDSVVSLTDEKGRKYLIQAAKVAYVEIGTSTSGRVGFAAV, encoded by the coding sequence GTGGAGGTCAAGATCGGTATTTCGGATAGCCCGCGCGAGCTGGTGATCTCCAGCTCGCAGACCCCCGAGGAGGTCGAGGCGGCGGTGTCCGGCGCGCTGCAGGGCAAGGACAGCGTCGTGTCGCTGACCGACGAGAAGGGCCGCAAATACCTGATCCAGGCCGCCAAGGTCGCCTACGTGGAGATCGGCACCTCGACCAGCGGCCGCGTCGGCTTCGCCGCCGTCTAG
- a CDS encoding TetR/AcrR family transcriptional regulator: MTDLVDRMTSNRLSPEAMAPSKRGTRLPRDARRAQLLAAASEVFVLRGYHAAGMDEISQCAGVSKPVLYQHFSSKLELYLAVLQNYSDVLVSSVRQALRSTTDNRQRVRAAVQAYFDFVDHETQGFRLVFESDLTSEPQVQRRVEQATEACVDAVFDLVAHDSGLDPYRARILAVGLVGASQITARYWLEADRPIPKEEAVDTTVQLCWGGLSHVPVRQG; the protein is encoded by the coding sequence ATGACTGACCTCGTGGACCGGATGACGTCCAATCGACTGTCGCCCGAGGCCATGGCACCGAGCAAGCGCGGAACTCGCCTGCCCCGCGACGCCCGCCGCGCCCAACTGCTCGCGGCGGCCAGCGAGGTCTTCGTGCTGCGCGGCTACCACGCGGCCGGCATGGACGAGATCTCGCAGTGCGCAGGAGTGTCCAAACCAGTTCTGTACCAGCACTTCTCGAGCAAACTCGAGCTGTACCTCGCGGTGCTGCAGAACTACAGCGACGTGCTGGTCTCCAGCGTGCGCCAGGCCCTGCGCTCCACCACCGACAACCGCCAGCGCGTCCGCGCGGCCGTGCAGGCGTACTTCGACTTCGTCGATCACGAGACCCAGGGCTTCCGCCTGGTTTTCGAGTCCGACCTGACCAGCGAGCCGCAGGTGCAGCGCCGGGTCGAGCAGGCCACCGAGGCGTGCGTGGACGCGGTCTTCGACCTCGTCGCCCACGACTCCGGCCTCGATCCCTACCGCGCCCGCATCCTGGCCGTGGGCCTGGTCGGCGCCAGCCAGATCACCGCCCGCTACTGGCTGGAGGCCGACCGCCCGATTCCGAAGGAAGAGGCAGTCGACACCACGGTCCAGCTGTGCTGGGGCGGCCTGTCCCACGTGCCGGTCCGCCAAGGCTGA
- a CDS encoding DUF3152 domain-containing protein — MTDQRGRPTDGRDSRRPVGAGASRANAPGSKRKGKQQVEVYDPLGLYDEDARWDGVASHQPLRASWDPTASDARTRPDRDTRKRNALSRFVHAYGWRAYALPVLFVITVLVAVDAVKGGGDSTGSGVPGLGRLSQRTDRAGIIGAPPKGDGKFAGDLPTGALPEGGPFAETGMGTWHVVPGTAAPVGAAQAHMFTYTVEIENGIDTSGIGGDDSVAKMVEATLANPKSWTHDPRFGFRRVDSGDPDFRVSLTSRQTTKGACGFEIPIDSSCYNSDLGRVVLSEVRWVRGALAFEGDIGSYRQYQINHEVGHAIGYHEHQPCETDGGLAPVMMQQTFGTRNNEIAALDPHGVVPMDGKKCRFNPWPYPRR; from the coding sequence GTGACCGACCAACGGGGCAGACCCACCGACGGGCGCGATTCGCGCCGCCCCGTGGGCGCCGGCGCGTCGCGAGCGAATGCCCCCGGGTCGAAACGCAAGGGCAAACAGCAGGTGGAAGTGTACGACCCGCTCGGCCTGTACGACGAGGATGCCCGGTGGGACGGCGTGGCATCGCATCAGCCGCTGCGGGCGAGCTGGGATCCGACCGCCTCGGACGCGCGGACGCGTCCGGACCGGGACACCCGCAAGCGGAACGCGCTGAGCCGCTTCGTACACGCCTACGGCTGGCGGGCCTACGCGCTGCCGGTGCTGTTCGTGATCACCGTGCTGGTCGCCGTGGACGCGGTCAAGGGGGGTGGCGATTCGACCGGGTCGGGCGTGCCCGGACTGGGACGGCTGAGCCAGCGCACGGACCGGGCGGGCATCATCGGCGCGCCGCCCAAGGGAGACGGCAAATTCGCGGGCGACCTGCCCACCGGGGCGCTGCCCGAGGGCGGTCCGTTCGCCGAAACCGGCATGGGCACTTGGCATGTGGTGCCCGGTACCGCCGCGCCCGTGGGCGCGGCCCAGGCGCACATGTTCACCTATACCGTCGAGATCGAGAACGGCATCGACACCTCGGGAATCGGCGGTGACGATTCGGTGGCGAAGATGGTGGAGGCCACGCTCGCGAATCCGAAGAGCTGGACCCACGATCCCCGATTCGGTTTCCGCCGCGTCGATTCCGGCGATCCGGACTTCCGCGTCTCGCTCACCTCGCGCCAGACCACCAAGGGCGCCTGCGGTTTCGAGATCCCGATCGACTCCTCCTGCTACAACTCCGATCTCGGCCGGGTGGTGCTGTCGGAGGTGCGCTGGGTGCGCGGGGCGCTGGCCTTCGAGGGCGATATCGGCTCGTATCGGCAGTACCAGATCAATCACGAGGTCGGGCACGCCATCGGCTACCACGAGCACCAGCCGTGCGAGACCGACGGCGGCCTGGCGCCGGTGATGATGCAGCAGACCTTCGGCACCCGCAACAACGAGATCGCCGCCCTCGACCCGCACGGCGTGGTTCCGATGGACGGCAAGAAGTGCCGGTTCAATCCGTGGCCCTATCCCCGGAGGTGA
- the moeZ gene encoding adenylyltransferase/sulfurtransferase MoeZ, giving the protein MSSAKSLPPLVEPAAELTKDEVARYSRHLIIPDLGMDGQKRLKNAKVLVIGAGGLGSPALLYLAAAGVGTLGIVEFDEVDASNLQRQIIHGESDIGRSKADSARESILEINSGITVRLHKIRLEPENAVELFAEYDLIVDGTDNFATRYLVNDAAVLAGKPYVWGSIYRFEGQVSVFWEDAPDGRGINYRDLYPEAPPPGMVPSCAEGGVLGVLCASIGSVMVTEAIKLITGIGESLLGRLMVYDALDMNYRTIKLRRDPERQPITELIDYEAFCGVVSEEGQAAAAGSTVTARELKEMLDAGKDVAIIDVREPVEWDIVRIEGATLIPKDRILSGEALAELPQNRPIVLHCKSGVRSAEALAALKRAGFSDATHLQGGILAWAKQVDPSLPVY; this is encoded by the coding sequence GTGTCATCAGCAAAGTCCCTGCCGCCACTGGTAGAACCGGCCGCGGAGCTGACCAAGGATGAGGTCGCCCGCTACAGTCGGCACCTGATCATCCCGGATCTCGGGATGGACGGGCAGAAACGCCTGAAAAACGCCAAGGTGCTGGTGATCGGCGCGGGCGGGCTGGGCTCGCCGGCGCTGCTGTACCTGGCCGCGGCCGGGGTCGGCACGCTGGGCATCGTGGAGTTCGACGAGGTGGACGCCTCCAATCTGCAGCGGCAGATCATCCACGGCGAATCCGATATCGGCCGGTCCAAGGCCGACAGCGCGCGCGAGTCGATCCTCGAGATCAATTCCGGAATCACGGTGCGGCTGCACAAGATTCGCCTGGAGCCGGAGAACGCGGTCGAGCTGTTCGCCGAGTACGACCTGATCGTCGACGGCACCGACAACTTCGCCACCCGCTACCTGGTCAACGACGCCGCCGTGCTGGCGGGCAAACCGTACGTCTGGGGCTCGATCTACCGGTTCGAGGGCCAGGTGTCGGTGTTCTGGGAGGACGCCCCCGACGGCCGCGGCATCAACTACCGCGACCTGTACCCGGAGGCGCCGCCGCCGGGCATGGTGCCCTCCTGCGCCGAGGGCGGCGTGCTGGGCGTGCTGTGCGCGTCGATCGGGTCGGTCATGGTCACCGAGGCGATCAAGCTGATCACCGGCATCGGCGAGTCGCTGCTGGGCCGCCTCATGGTCTACGACGCCCTGGACATGAACTACCGCACCATCAAGCTGCGCCGCGACCCGGAGCGGCAGCCCATCACCGAGCTCATCGACTACGAGGCGTTCTGCGGCGTGGTGTCGGAGGAGGGGCAGGCCGCGGCCGCCGGGTCCACCGTCACCGCGCGCGAGCTGAAGGAGATGCTCGACGCGGGCAAGGATGTCGCGATCATCGACGTGCGCGAGCCGGTGGAGTGGGACATCGTCCGCATCGAGGGCGCGACGCTGATTCCCAAGGACCGCATCCTGTCCGGCGAGGCGCTGGCCGAGCTGCCGCAGAACCGGCCGATCGTGCTGCACTGCAAGTCCGGTGTGCGCTCGGCCGAGGCGCTGGCCGCGCTGAAGCGGGCCGGTTTCTCCGACGCCACGCACCTGCAGGGCGGAATTCTGGCCTGGGCCAAGCAGGTCGACCCCTCGCTGCCGGTGTACTGA
- a CDS encoding TIGR02569 family protein gives MTSVEPPEHVRATFGLREVTPVALGDWDGGWRCGDVVLSPVADHARAAWSAKVRETLQVDGLRLARPVRATDGRYVVSGWRADTFVEGTPEPRHDEVVSVSIRLHRATARLERPRFLAQQPIAPWVDVDVFVAADRAAWEPVPLRSLKIGGMLPVESPDGQRSLEMLTQLATLRKPVQTPAQLVHGDLFGTVLFSGAYTPGLTDLTPYWRPAPWAAGVIVVDALAWGGADDGLLERWSDLPEWPQMLVRAVMFRLAVHALHPRSTPEAFPGLARTADRIRLLL, from the coding sequence GTGACTAGTGTGGAACCTCCGGAGCACGTGCGGGCCACGTTCGGTCTTCGCGAAGTGACCCCGGTCGCGCTGGGCGATTGGGACGGCGGCTGGCGGTGCGGTGATGTGGTGCTCAGCCCGGTCGCCGATCATGCGCGAGCCGCCTGGTCGGCCAAGGTGCGCGAGACACTACAGGTGGACGGTTTGCGGCTGGCCCGCCCGGTGCGCGCCACGGACGGGCGTTACGTCGTATCCGGTTGGCGCGCCGACACATTCGTGGAGGGAACCCCCGAACCCCGGCACGACGAGGTGGTTTCGGTCTCGATTCGGCTGCATCGGGCCACCGCGCGGCTGGAGCGGCCGCGGTTTCTGGCCCAGCAGCCCATCGCGCCGTGGGTGGACGTGGACGTGTTCGTCGCGGCCGATCGCGCCGCGTGGGAGCCGGTGCCGCTGCGCAGCCTGAAGATCGGCGGCATGCTCCCGGTCGAGTCGCCGGACGGGCAGCGCAGCCTCGAAATGCTCACGCAGCTGGCCACTTTGCGTAAACCCGTGCAGACACCGGCGCAGCTGGTGCACGGCGATCTGTTCGGCACGGTGCTGTTCTCCGGCGCCTACACGCCCGGCCTGACCGACCTCACCCCGTACTGGCGGCCCGCACCGTGGGCGGCGGGGGTGATCGTCGTCGACGCGCTCGCGTGGGGCGGCGCCGACGACGGTTTACTGGAGCGCTGGTCGGACCTGCCGGAGTGGCCGCAGATGCTGGTGCGGGCGGTCATGTTCCGCCTCGCGGTGCACGCCCTGCACCCGCGATCCACCCCGGAGGCCTTCCCCGGCCTGGCCCGCACGGCCGACCGGATCCGATTACTCCTCTAG
- a CDS encoding MFS transporter: protein MTTDAVAASADTFSYSRRGRWLDRWEPDNETFWENGGRQTARKNLGLSVFAENLGFSIWVLWASVVTAMGSAGFEFLDGLGKGNPVAVGNSLLLTSTPTLVGAALRIPYTFAIPKFGGRAFTVFSAGMLLVPTVGLAYFVNRPGTPFWVFLVLAALAGVGGGNFSSSMANINFFFPEGKKGAALGINAAGGNLGVAQTQLFVPLIITLGTHIMAKDAAGYRFGITLAVLMWIPFILVAMAAALRYMDSITGARADGSSYRLALTNRHTWIMSVLYVGTFGSFIGFSFAFPTLIKSNFPDLAKIGWMSTLGNLAFLGAFVGSLSRPFGGWIADRLSGARITVGVFGGMAVATALIVASLSAKSFPLYLISFLLLFVLTGIGNGSTYRMIPSIFGAQARRRASEAGRDPEEAAMAAKRQGGAAIGVVGAIGAAGGWVLQQALRESTLHFHGSMAPAFWAYAAAFLVMGGVTWWFYLRTSFAVDRVPSLAYANV from the coding sequence ATGACCACCGATGCCGTGGCCGCCTCCGCGGACACCTTCAGCTATTCCCGGCGGGGACGTTGGCTCGACCGCTGGGAGCCGGACAACGAGACATTCTGGGAGAACGGCGGGCGGCAGACCGCGCGCAAGAACCTGGGCCTGTCCGTCTTCGCCGAGAATCTGGGCTTCAGCATCTGGGTGCTGTGGGCCAGCGTGGTCACCGCCATGGGCTCGGCGGGATTCGAATTCCTGGACGGGCTCGGCAAGGGAAATCCGGTGGCCGTGGGCAATTCGCTGCTGCTCACCTCCACCCCCACACTGGTCGGTGCGGCGCTGCGCATTCCGTACACCTTCGCCATTCCGAAATTCGGCGGCCGGGCCTTCACGGTGTTCAGCGCGGGCATGTTGCTGGTGCCGACGGTGGGCCTGGCGTATTTCGTGAACCGGCCCGGCACACCGTTCTGGGTTTTCCTGGTGCTGGCCGCGCTGGCGGGTGTCGGCGGCGGTAACTTCTCGTCCTCGATGGCCAATATCAACTTCTTCTTCCCCGAGGGGAAAAAGGGTGCGGCCCTGGGCATCAACGCCGCCGGCGGTAACCTCGGCGTCGCCCAGACCCAGCTGTTCGTGCCGCTGATCATCACCCTCGGCACGCACATCATGGCCAAGGACGCGGCCGGCTACCGATTCGGCATCACGCTCGCGGTGCTGATGTGGATTCCGTTCATCCTGGTCGCCATGGCCGCCGCGCTGCGCTATATGGACTCGATCACGGGCGCCAGGGCCGACGGCAGCTCCTACCGGCTGGCGCTGACCAACCGGCACACCTGGATCATGTCGGTGCTCTACGTCGGCACCTTCGGCTCGTTCATCGGGTTCTCCTTCGCCTTCCCGACGCTGATCAAATCGAACTTCCCGGACCTGGCGAAGATCGGCTGGATGAGCACCCTCGGCAATCTGGCCTTCCTGGGCGCGTTCGTGGGCTCGCTGAGCCGCCCGTTCGGCGGCTGGATCGCCGACCGGCTGTCCGGGGCGCGCATCACCGTCGGCGTCTTCGGCGGCATGGCGGTGGCGACGGCGTTGATCGTGGCGTCGCTGTCGGCGAAGAGCTTTCCGCTGTACCTGATTTCGTTCCTGCTGCTGTTCGTGCTGACCGGCATCGGCAACGGCTCGACCTACCGGATGATCCCCTCGATCTTCGGCGCGCAGGCGCGGCGGCGGGCCAGCGAGGCGGGCCGGGATCCGGAGGAGGCGGCGATGGCGGCCAAGCGCCAGGGCGGCGCGGCGATCGGTGTCGTCGGCGCGATCGGCGCGGCGGGCGGATGGGTGCTGCAGCAGGCGCTGCGCGAGTCCACACTGCACTTTCACGGCAGCATGGCCCCTGCCTTCTGGGCCTACGCGGCGGCATTCCTGGTGATGGGCGGGGTGACCTGGTGGTTCTACCTGCGGACATCGTTCGCGGTGGATCGGGTGCCTTCGTTGGCTTATGCGAATGTCTAG